The Doryrhamphus excisus isolate RoL2022-K1 chromosome 1, RoL_Dexc_1.0, whole genome shotgun sequence genome includes a window with the following:
- the neurod6b gene encoding neurogenic differentiation factor 6-B has product MLTLPFEDTHMMCEPRFGASYPREVPSEGGQEQRERPMHDDDLPCRSAGDDVSDRGEEDEREDDQDENGLHKKRGPRKKKLAKEQHDRSRLRRQEANARERSRMHGLNAALESLRKVVPCYSKTQKLSKIETLRLAKNYIWALSETLSAGKRPDLLAFVQTLCKGLSQPTTNLVAGCLQLNARNFLTDHNGEVMFSGRPPYDPVYSSYPDVSTPAGHSGGSGGLDASSKPFRHYSYSGAYEPFLYENPSPEAGSPHFESQLSPPVNLNGIFSLKHDEPPDYGKGAHYGVRYCGAPGRSALAHGSMYRVAPEGRYPYDLHVRSQSFQAQGELNAPFHT; this is encoded by the coding sequence ATGTTGACTCTGCCATTCGAGGACACGCACATGATGTGCGAGCCACGCTTCGGGGCCAGTTACCCCCGTGAAGTCCCCTCAGAGGGCGGCCAGGAGCAACGCGAGCGTCCCATGCACGACGACGACTTGCCCTGCAGGTCCGCCGGGGACGACGTCTCGGACCGCGGTGAGGAGGACGAGCGAGAGGACGATCAGGACGAGAACGGGCTCCATAAGAAACGAGGCCCCCGGAAAAAGAAGCTGGCCAAGGAGCAACACGACCGCTCCAGGCTTCGGAGGCAAGAGGCCAACGCCCGGGAGAGGAGCCGCATGCACGGCCTCAACGCAGCGCTGGAGAGCCTCCGCAAAGTGGTGCCCTGTTACTCCAAGACTCAGAAACTGTCCAAAATCGAGACTCTGAGGCTGGCTAAGAACTACATCTGGGCCCTATCGGAGACCCTGAGCGCAGGGAAGAGACCGGACCTGCTGGCTTTCGTGCAGACCCTTTGTAAAGGATTATCTCAGCCCACTACCAACCTGGTTGCGGGTTGCCTGCAACTCAACGCCAGGAACTTCCTCACAGACCACAACGGGGAGGTCATGTTCTCCGGGAGGCCACCCTACGACCCGGTGTACTCCTCCTACCCGGATGTGAGCACGCCCGCCGGGCACAGCGGCGGATCGGGCGGCTTGGACGCATCATCCAAGCCCTTCCGCCACTACAGTTACAGCGGCGCATACGAGCCATTTCTGTACGAGAACCCGTCCCCGGAGGCTGGGAGTCCGCATTTCGAGAGCCAGCTGAGTCCTCCCGTGAACTTGAACGGGATTTTCTCCCTGAAGCACGACGAGCCGCCGGACTACGGCAAAGGAGCGCACTACGGCGTGCGCTACTGCGGGGCTCCCGGACGCTCAGCCCTGGCGCACGGCTCCATGTATAGGGTGGCCCCGGAAGGCCGCTACCCGTACGACCTGCACGTTCGCAGCCAGTCCTTCCAAGCACAGGGGGAGCTCAATGCACCCTTCCACACTTAA